The window GTGCCGCCGGAAGAAATAAAGAGCGAAAAAATAAAGAAACTCCTCGCCGATATGGCCAAAACTCTTTCCGCCACGCCGGACGGAGTGGCTTTGGCCGCGCCGCAAATCAACATCCCTTTGCGGATTTTTATCGTTCTTAAAGAGTTTTATGATATAAAACCGGAGGAAATTGAAAAACAAAAAGAAGAAACCTCCGACAAAAAAAGCGAAAAAGAAAAAAATACCATAAAACCCGTCGTCGTTTTCATAAATCCCAAGATCACAAAATTATCAAAGAAAAAACAAATCGTCCGCGAGGGCTGTTTGAGCGTGGCGGGAATTTTCGGCACGATAGCCAGAGCGGAAAAGGCCGCCGTTGAAGCGATAAACGAAAACGGCCAAAAATTTTCCCGCGGCGCCAGCGGCCTCCTGGCTCAAATCTTCCAGCACGAAATGGAC is drawn from Candidatus Paceibacter sp. and contains these coding sequences:
- a CDS encoding peptide deformylase, producing the protein VPPEEIKSEKIKKLLADMAKTLSATPDGVALAAPQINIPLRIFIVLKEFYDIKPEEIEKQKEETSDKKSEKEKNTIKPVVVFINPKITKLSKKKQIVREGCLSVAGIFGTIARAEKAAVEAINENGQKFSRGASGLLAQIFQHEMDHLNGVLFTDFATNLEKIENPEKI